One Gaiella occulta genomic region harbors:
- the tsf gene encoding translation elongation factor Ts, whose protein sequence is MTEIGAGLVKELRELTGAGMMDCKRALQETGGDMEAARTLLREKGMAQAGKRADRATTEGLVGVLLDGGTGTIVGVGCETEPVSKNDEFRAYAEKVLRAVHADGPAAVEALDQERLELMGKLGENVVVVAAERFGGGGTIGAYVHPPANKIGVLVELEGGDEAIARRLAMHIAFAAPEWVRREDVPAATVEAERQIYLNSDEVLSKPEAAREKIVDGMLGKRFFAASPGGVLVDQAWIHDASKSVGQALREAGALVKAFTRVSVAGS, encoded by the coding sequence GTGACCGAGATCGGCGCCGGCCTCGTCAAGGAGCTGCGCGAGCTCACCGGCGCGGGCATGATGGACTGCAAGCGCGCCCTGCAGGAGACGGGCGGCGACATGGAGGCGGCGCGGACGCTGCTGCGCGAGAAGGGCATGGCCCAGGCCGGCAAGCGCGCCGACCGCGCCACCACGGAGGGCCTCGTCGGCGTCTTGCTCGACGGCGGCACGGGCACGATCGTCGGCGTCGGCTGCGAGACCGAGCCGGTGTCGAAGAACGACGAGTTCCGGGCCTACGCCGAGAAGGTGCTGCGTGCCGTGCACGCCGACGGCCCCGCCGCCGTCGAGGCGCTCGACCAGGAGCGCCTCGAGCTGATGGGGAAGCTGGGCGAGAACGTCGTCGTCGTCGCGGCCGAGCGTTTCGGCGGCGGCGGCACGATCGGCGCCTACGTGCACCCGCCGGCCAACAAGATCGGCGTGCTCGTCGAGCTGGAGGGCGGCGACGAGGCGATCGCGCGCCGGCTCGCCATGCACATCGCGTTCGCGGCGCCGGAATGGGTGCGCCGCGAGGACGTGCCCGCGGCGACGGTCGAGGCGGAGCGGCAGATCTACCTCAACTCGGACGAGGTGCTCTCGAAGCCGGAGGCCGCGCGTGAGAAGATCGTCGACGGCATGCTCGGCAAGCGCTTCTTCGCGGCATCCCCGGGCGGCGTGCTCGTCGACCAGGCCTGGATCCACGACGCCTCCAAGAGCGTCGGCCAGGCCCTGCGCGAGGCGGGCGCGTTGGTGAAGGCGTTCACGCGGGTCTCGGTCGCCGGCTCGTGA
- the rpsB gene encoding 30S ribosomal protein S2 — translation MAVVSMKELLEAGVHFGHQTRRWNPKMKRFIFTERGGIYIIDLQQTQRLIEEAHDFARNIGERGGTILFVGTKKQAQEAVRTEAMRVGMPYVANRWLGGLLTNWRTISDRIAYLHDLRRLKADGQLALLPAKERIAMEAELEKLEANLGGVADMRRQPDAVFIVDLKKEQLAVREAQRLNLPVIALVDTNCDPDEAQYVIPGNDDAIRSCSLVVRVLADGIAAGRQKVAAKEFQAAAAAPAAAGDAGAGPEAAVVDAPADVKEEA, via the coding sequence TTGGCAGTCGTCTCCATGAAGGAGCTCCTGGAAGCCGGAGTGCATTTCGGCCACCAGACGCGCCGCTGGAACCCGAAGATGAAGCGCTTCATCTTCACCGAGCGCGGCGGCATCTACATCATCGACCTGCAGCAGACGCAGCGGCTGATCGAGGAAGCGCACGACTTCGCGCGCAACATCGGCGAGCGCGGCGGCACGATCCTGTTCGTGGGCACCAAGAAGCAGGCGCAGGAGGCCGTCCGCACCGAGGCGATGCGCGTCGGCATGCCGTACGTCGCCAACCGCTGGCTCGGCGGCCTGCTCACGAACTGGCGCACGATCTCCGACCGCATCGCGTACCTGCACGACCTCCGCCGCCTCAAGGCCGACGGCCAGCTCGCCCTGCTGCCCGCGAAGGAGCGCATCGCGATGGAGGCCGAGCTCGAGAAGCTCGAGGCGAACCTCGGCGGCGTGGCCGACATGCGCCGCCAGCCGGACGCGGTCTTCATCGTCGACCTCAAGAAGGAGCAGCTCGCGGTGCGCGAGGCGCAGCGGCTGAACCTCCCGGTGATCGCCCTGGTGGACACGAACTGCGATCCGGACGAGGCGCAGTACGTGATCCCGGGCAACGACGACGCGATCCGCTCGTGCTCGCTCGTCGTGCGCGTGCTGGCCGACGGCATCGCCGCCGGCCGCCAGAAGGTGGCCGCGAAGGAGTTCCAGGCGGCCGCCGCGGCGCCCGCAGCGGCGGGAGACGCCGGCGCCGGGCCGGAGGCCGCCGTCGTAGACGCGCCCGCCGACGTGAAGGAGGAGGCGTGA
- a CDS encoding RluA family pseudouridine synthase — protein sequence MALLRFHVSDGEAGTRLDRVLAERPEIASRALAERLIASGAALVGGERRPKSHRVEGGDEIAVEVPAATPLVPEAIDVPVVWEDEHLLVVEKPAGIVVHPAGGTRTGTLVHGLLEQGAEGGEDDDRPGIVHRLDKETSGLLVVARSQAAHARLQQMIRERAVERRYLALVHGMPRSRSGRIEAPIGRDRRDRSRHSLDTATPRDAVTRFELREQLGRRALLDVSLETGRTHQIRVHLEAIGLPIAGDPVYGVAGDLGLERQFLHAYRLRFAHPFGAEQVDVCSALPPDLRAALAAARSRPAPG from the coding sequence TTGGCGCTGCTCCGCTTTCACGTCTCTGACGGGGAGGCCGGCACGCGGCTCGACCGCGTCCTGGCCGAGCGCCCCGAGATCGCCTCGCGCGCGCTGGCCGAGCGGCTGATCGCGTCCGGGGCCGCGCTCGTCGGCGGCGAGCGGCGGCCGAAGAGCCACCGGGTCGAAGGCGGCGACGAGATCGCCGTCGAGGTGCCCGCTGCGACGCCGCTCGTGCCCGAGGCGATCGACGTGCCCGTCGTCTGGGAGGACGAGCACCTGCTCGTGGTCGAGAAGCCCGCCGGCATCGTCGTGCACCCGGCCGGAGGCACGCGCACGGGCACGCTCGTGCACGGGCTGCTCGAGCAGGGCGCCGAGGGCGGGGAGGACGACGACCGGCCGGGCATCGTGCACCGGCTCGACAAGGAGACGTCCGGCCTGCTCGTCGTCGCGCGCTCGCAGGCCGCGCACGCGCGCCTGCAGCAGATGATCCGCGAGCGCGCCGTCGAGCGCCGCTACCTCGCGCTCGTGCACGGCATGCCGAGGTCGCGCAGCGGCCGCATCGAGGCGCCGATCGGTCGCGACCGGCGCGATCGCTCGCGCCACTCGCTCGACACGGCGACGCCGAGGGATGCGGTCACCCGCTTCGAGCTGCGCGAGCAGCTCGGCAGGCGGGCGCTGCTCGACGTCTCGCTCGAGACCGGACGCACGCATCAGATCCGCGTCCACCTGGAGGCGATCGGCCTTCCGATCGCCGGCGACCCGGTCTACGGGGTTGCGGGCGACCTCGGCCTCGAGCGGCAGTTCCTGCACGCCTACCGGCTGCGCTTCGCGCACCCGTTCGGCGCCGAGCAGGTCGACGTCTGCTCGGCGCTGCCGCCCGACCTGCGGGCGGCGCTCGCGGCGGCCCGCTCGCGGCCGGCGCCGGGCTGA
- the lspA gene encoding signal peptidase II, producing MIEPARSEPPRVPDIRVGSATNALQPISSAERPLGAGLPQWASLLVVAATAGAADQLTKWTVSSRLGLGDTATTIGPLSIRYVQNSGIAFGLFAGSTSAVIVLTAVAVAAMLVFFARAAQSHPLLPVSLGLAIGGSVSNLVDRVRLGHVTDFLDFAYWPAFNLADTFIVVGVGLLFASFVAADRTSPRVGAAPLSRL from the coding sequence GTGATCGAGCCCGCCCGCAGCGAGCCGCCGCGCGTCCCCGACATCCGGGTGGGGTCGGCGACGAACGCCCTGCAGCCGATCTCGAGCGCGGAGCGGCCGCTGGGCGCCGGCCTGCCGCAGTGGGCGTCGCTGCTCGTCGTCGCGGCGACCGCGGGCGCAGCCGACCAGCTCACGAAGTGGACGGTGTCGAGCCGCCTCGGGCTCGGGGACACTGCGACGACGATCGGGCCTCTGAGCATCCGCTACGTGCAGAACAGCGGCATCGCGTTCGGGCTCTTCGCCGGCTCGACCTCGGCCGTGATCGTGCTCACGGCCGTCGCCGTCGCCGCGATGCTCGTGTTCTTCGCGCGCGCCGCGCAGAGCCATCCGCTGCTGCCGGTGTCGCTCGGACTCGCGATCGGCGGCAGCGTCTCGAACCTCGTCGACCGCGTGCGCCTCGGGCATGTGACCGATTTCCTCGACTTCGCCTACTGGCCCGCGTTCAACCTCGCCGACACGTTCATCGTCGTCGGCGTCGGCCTTCTCTTCGCCTCGTTCGTCGCGGCCGATCGGACGAGCCCGCGCGTTGGCGCTGCTCCGCTTTCACGTCTCTGA
- a CDS encoding TraR/DksA family transcriptional regulator translates to MTVDLAQRRAELLALRERLLAAAEEIAAGDDGDAEINSAAGDQHLADHAGGMLDREVDESLEENVEHVVGEIDAALARIDAGSYGICAACGDPIPEERLAAVPYATLCLADRRRLERG, encoded by the coding sequence ATCTCGCACAACGCCGCGCGGAGCTGCTCGCGCTGCGCGAACGGCTGCTGGCGGCAGCGGAGGAGATCGCCGCCGGCGACGACGGCGACGCGGAGATCAACTCCGCCGCCGGCGACCAGCACCTCGCCGACCATGCCGGCGGCATGCTCGACCGTGAGGTGGACGAATCGCTCGAGGAGAACGTCGAGCACGTCGTCGGGGAGATCGACGCGGCGCTCGCCCGCATCGACGCCGGCAGCTACGGGATCTGCGCCGCCTGCGGCGACCCGATCCCCGAGGAGCGCCTCGCCGCGGTGCCGTATGCGACGCTGTGCCTCGCCGACAGGCGCAGGCTCGAGCGAGGGTGA